In one Fluviispira vulneris genomic region, the following are encoded:
- a CDS encoding phytoene/squalene synthase family protein, whose amino-acid sequence MDLLKKNTQFSANEIASARTSSLEYCEKIINNVSRSFALGINLLNGELKKSVLIGYLLCRIIDTVEDDLSLETQVKEKYLKDFLSCFDNIENSYAYSRINSALKGDKHHLELVKNTHQVFQVYFTLSQNTQNILKKWVSEMCHGMIYFVTKQPKGIRIQNIKEYKNYCYFVAGTVGYLLTDLWREYACKLSEKNYIELNKYSGIFGEALQTINILKDIAWDAKYENSIYIPQEFLLKNGSSHENILDEKYYRQNEKAVKELILIAHENLRASLIYIKEISKFNFRIRFFCIFPLLMAFATLRKIENAPNLLTPEKTIKVSRPEVKKIIRMSFLSALSNKLMLRAVQQISSK is encoded by the coding sequence ATGGATCTCTTAAAGAAAAATACGCAATTCTCTGCAAATGAAATAGCTTCTGCTCGAACAAGTTCTTTAGAATATTGCGAAAAAATTATAAATAATGTGTCACGTTCTTTTGCACTTGGAATTAATTTATTAAATGGCGAACTCAAAAAAAGTGTTTTAATTGGATATTTATTATGTAGAATAATCGATACAGTTGAAGATGATTTATCATTAGAAACACAGGTAAAAGAAAAGTATTTAAAAGATTTTTTAAGTTGCTTTGATAATATTGAAAATTCTTATGCATATTCAAGAATTAATAGTGCTTTGAAAGGTGACAAACATCATCTTGAACTTGTAAAAAATACTCATCAGGTCTTTCAAGTATATTTTACTTTATCGCAAAACACTCAAAATATTTTAAAAAAGTGGGTTTCAGAAATGTGTCACGGAATGATATATTTTGTGACAAAACAGCCTAAAGGAATTCGTATTCAAAATATTAAGGAGTATAAAAATTATTGTTACTTCGTTGCAGGGACTGTTGGCTATTTACTAACAGATCTTTGGCGTGAATACGCTTGTAAATTGAGTGAGAAAAATTACATTGAGCTCAACAAATATTCTGGAATTTTTGGTGAAGCTTTGCAAACGATAAATATCTTAAAAGACATAGCTTGGGATGCAAAATACGAAAACTCAATTTACATTCCCCAAGAGTTTTTACTCAAAAATGGTTCATCACATGAAAATATTTTAGATGAAAAGTATTACCGGCAGAATGAAAAAGCAGTTAAAGAACTTATTCTTATTGCTCACGAGAATTTAAGAGCATCTTTAATTTATATAAAAGAAATATCGAAATTTAATTTTAGGATTCGTTTTTTCTGTATTTTCCCACTGCTTATGGCCTTTGCGACCTTGAGAAAAATAGAAAATGCTCCAAATCTACTGACTCCTGAAAAAACGATTAAAGTTTCACGCCCAGAAGTAAAAAAAATAATAAGAATGTCTTTCTTAAGTGCTCTGAGTAATAAACTCATGTTGAGGGCGGTTCAGCAAATTTCCTCTAAATAA
- a CDS encoding cold-shock protein: MTSDNSGKINGTVKFFNETKGFGFIKQDNGGPDVFVHFSALSGSGFRTLSEGQKVQFNVTQGQKGPQAENVTVI; this comes from the coding sequence ATGACTTCGGATAATAGTGGAAAAATCAATGGGACAGTGAAATTTTTTAATGAAACTAAAGGCTTTGGTTTTATCAAACAAGACAATGGTGGACCAGATGTCTTTGTCCATTTCTCTGCACTCTCGGGAAGTGGCTTTCGAACTTTATCAGAAGGACAGAAAGTGCAATTTAATGTAACCCAAGGACAAAAAGGTCCGCAAGCTGAAAATGTCACTGTAATTTAG
- a CDS encoding lantibiotic dehydratase translates to MILPAQFFLLRMPIFPVNFFLEYLKSYEDILIYLKNKPYYNIFKEAILLSSPSLYESLMLYESDKIHDLRKLTQIKSSLLKYFSRACTRSTPYGYFATVQMGYYSEEIRSFYQNENKYYKSIHPDMEWLQGFVRKIEEDIAFLADVKLKINPIIYQHGDRVLLPYSSIKTKEQNSDNKLQINEDVSIKNNSLVNFIQIVLKDETKLSYLVDKIKIKFQLNDDIKILNLLQDLINKSFIITELKPILGKSDVFSEFIDKLGQFPSQKQNYEYLINLKNEINKYAELNIGDGITQLEKILSKMKEYLRVSNYLQVDISAQNKKSFRLNNKMLSNLQDAANFMLMLSPKEFGFAHMREYYEEFLEKYGTYREISLKELMDENLGLGAPAEYKYPQSYRKIKKSKKSGEEKLVALLIDKIMLSQGNLVESIQITENDLNNLSLNKINLDGIPESAEIYAQIFDDNSLLADKIALSGIQWTFGACASFGRFTDLFSSAEKNDIRSYIKTIEEKNPDILYCEIVYSPHASRSGNVALTESYWGYQIYLDSFQNKHGSVLTLDDIFVCADAKRLYFKSNKYQKEVVFVASHVLNFQNAPNIVRFMRELSFENKVLWNFFQIGDLAKSTYIPRIEFKNVIISPRTWTLTIDSLKYHKENITIKDDFISAFKMWKNSWRIPRYIYCVHTDNKILLDINQDFHLQEIKRELLNNKKVILQEYLDIETAENKDEKFIFNKEIVFPLLRNEKRNSSFTISKSISNNNYPRLFFPGSEWYYCKLYFSKSREEEFIANYIHEFMLEIKNEINIESWFFIRYSDDKKHIRLRILLKDKLEYTKLSEKMNLFYTLCSKRGILNSVCVDSYEPEIERYGGPDLLPFAEKIFQYDSQLSCLILKNKKLIGEEFSLEYLCAFLSIELLDAFSLNYKEKLNWAESITNKDLYIDDFRDKRKRITNIFMENELKWYKNKEFNFLNEAIQFRSNAVESFKNIFEKIYDESNIYEARSSIIKSLVHMQCNRNLGINREREKKANAFILHTLYSLKFYLNKNN, encoded by the coding sequence ATGATTTTACCTGCCCAATTTTTTTTGTTAAGAATGCCAATCTTTCCCGTTAATTTTTTTCTCGAATACTTAAAAAGCTATGAGGATATTTTAATATATTTAAAAAATAAACCTTATTACAACATCTTTAAAGAAGCAATATTACTTTCAAGTCCTTCGTTGTATGAAAGTTTAATGCTTTATGAATCCGATAAAATTCACGACCTGAGAAAATTGACACAAATAAAATCAAGTCTACTAAAATATTTTTCCCGAGCTTGCACACGTTCTACTCCTTATGGCTATTTTGCAACTGTACAAATGGGATATTATTCTGAAGAGATTCGTTCATTTTATCAAAATGAAAATAAATACTATAAATCTATTCATCCAGACATGGAATGGTTACAAGGATTCGTGCGAAAAATAGAAGAAGATATAGCCTTTCTAGCTGATGTAAAATTAAAAATAAATCCCATTATCTATCAACATGGTGATAGAGTTTTATTACCTTATTCTTCAATTAAGACTAAAGAGCAGAATTCAGATAATAAGCTGCAAATAAATGAAGATGTATCCATTAAAAATAATTCACTCGTCAATTTTATCCAAATAGTATTAAAGGATGAAACAAAACTTTCATATTTAGTAGATAAAATTAAAATTAAATTCCAGCTTAATGATGATATTAAAATCTTAAATCTTTTGCAGGATCTCATTAATAAGAGTTTTATAATAACAGAGCTCAAACCTATTCTCGGAAAATCAGATGTCTTTTCAGAGTTTATTGATAAGTTAGGTCAATTTCCATCGCAAAAACAGAATTATGAATATTTAATTAATTTAAAAAATGAAATAAATAAGTACGCTGAATTAAATATTGGTGATGGTATAACTCAATTGGAAAAAATTTTAAGTAAAATGAAAGAATATCTTCGTGTAAGTAATTATTTACAAGTAGATATTTCGGCTCAGAACAAAAAATCCTTTAGATTAAATAATAAAATGCTAAGTAACTTGCAAGATGCTGCAAATTTTATGCTTATGCTTTCTCCAAAAGAATTTGGCTTTGCTCATATGAGAGAATATTACGAGGAATTTTTAGAAAAATATGGAACTTATCGTGAAATTTCTCTCAAAGAATTGATGGATGAAAATTTAGGACTCGGAGCACCTGCTGAATATAAATATCCCCAAAGTTATAGAAAAATTAAGAAAAGCAAAAAATCTGGCGAAGAGAAATTAGTCGCTCTATTAATAGATAAAATAATGCTGAGCCAAGGGAATTTAGTTGAATCAATTCAAATAACAGAAAATGATCTCAATAATCTAAGCTTAAATAAAATTAATCTTGATGGTATACCAGAATCTGCAGAGATTTATGCACAGATATTTGATGATAACTCTTTACTTGCAGATAAAATAGCTTTATCAGGCATTCAATGGACCTTTGGTGCTTGTGCATCGTTTGGACGCTTCACTGATTTATTTTCAAGTGCAGAAAAAAATGATATTCGTTCTTATATAAAAACCATTGAAGAGAAAAATCCTGATATTTTATATTGCGAAATTGTATATTCTCCCCATGCAAGTAGAAGTGGAAATGTTGCATTAACTGAGAGCTATTGGGGATATCAAATTTATTTAGACTCATTTCAAAATAAGCATGGATCAGTTTTAACTCTTGATGATATTTTTGTTTGTGCAGATGCGAAAAGGTTATACTTTAAATCAAATAAATATCAAAAAGAAGTTGTCTTTGTCGCATCACATGTTTTAAATTTTCAAAATGCTCCTAATATAGTACGTTTTATGCGGGAATTGAGTTTTGAAAATAAAGTTCTCTGGAATTTTTTTCAGATAGGTGATTTAGCAAAGTCTACATATATTCCACGCATAGAGTTTAAGAATGTTATAATTTCACCAAGAACTTGGACTTTGACTATTGATTCTCTTAAATATCATAAAGAAAATATTACGATAAAAGATGATTTTATATCTGCATTTAAAATGTGGAAGAATAGTTGGAGAATTCCGAGATATATATATTGTGTTCACACAGACAATAAAATTTTATTAGATATAAATCAAGATTTTCATCTCCAAGAAATAAAGAGAGAATTATTAAATAATAAAAAAGTTATTTTGCAAGAATATTTAGATATAGAAACAGCAGAAAATAAAGACGAAAAATTTATTTTCAATAAAGAAATTGTTTTTCCTCTTTTACGAAATGAGAAGAGAAATAGTTCCTTTACAATTTCTAAGAGTATAAGTAATAATAATTACCCTCGCTTGTTCTTCCCTGGCAGTGAATGGTACTATTGTAAACTGTATTTTTCTAAAAGTCGAGAAGAAGAATTTATAGCTAATTATATTCATGAATTTATGCTTGAAATAAAAAATGAAATTAATATCGAATCTTGGTTTTTTATTCGATATAGTGACGATAAAAAACATATTAGGTTAAGAATTTTGCTAAAAGATAAGCTTGAATATACTAAATTATCGGAAAAAATGAATTTATTCTATACACTCTGCAGTAAAAGAGGGATTTTGAACTCTGTATGTGTGGATTCCTATGAGCCAGAAATAGAGAGATATGGTGGTCCAGATTTATTGCCATTTGCAGAAAAAATATTTCAATATGATAGTCAGTTATCCTGTTTGATTTTAAAAAATAAAAAATTGATTGGTGAAGAATTTTCTTTAGAATATTTATGTGCATTTTTATCGATTGAATTATTAGATGCATTTTCTTTGAATTATAAAGAAAAATTAAACTGGGCTGAATCTATTACAAACAAAGACTTGTATATAGATGATTTTAGAGATAAGAGAAAAAGAATTACAAATATATTTATGGAAAATGAATTGAAATGGTATAAAAATAAAGAATTTAATTTTTTAAATGAAGCCATTCAATTTCGCTCAAATGCTGTCGAATCTTTTAAAAATATTTTTGAAAAAATATATGATGAATCCAATATATATGAAGCAAGAAGTAGTATTATAAAAAGTTTAGTCCATATGCAATGCAATAGAAATCTGGGTATTAATCGAGAAAGAGAAAAGAAAGCAAATGCATTTATATTACATACTCTATATAGTTTAAAATTTTATTTGAATAAAAATAATTGA
- a CDS encoding lanthionine synthetase C family protein — translation MFHEIITEISKRFEDISYIENNTKNFFTDKLSFNHTSLAEGFPAIALFYAQLNLIEPNARMKKLIHLYLEKTISYFQNKNIASNSSIFSGISGLNFVVWMSSEEGKLYQGLLSKIDAVLFYMLDQQLKNIAQKTLLSPMDYDPIQGLSGVVRYLILRKNDRKNYYYLQKCLEILIQLSSYKEIDGNYIPAWYFENENTQSEKNWYDGFHKSFNLGFSHGISGVLAALSLAKINSIDIKGLDQAILNIKNWLLKWTLKDTWGDYWPSMITLEEELQGEISLKQERGERQAWCYGTPGISRAIYLAGQALNDHELKNFALKSFLAIEQRPEETWRCNSPTFCHGYAGLLQIAKRFYFDTKEPKLVPLISRLEQRVMHFYSQGSPYLFKAESKNGKLSGDLGEIGIIEGTVGAVLCLLHTDHFSHCIWDYPFLIS, via the coding sequence ATGTTTCACGAAATCATTACTGAAATATCTAAACGCTTTGAAGACATTTCTTATATTGAAAATAATACAAAAAATTTCTTTACTGATAAATTGTCGTTTAATCATACGAGTCTTGCTGAAGGATTTCCTGCAATAGCATTATTTTATGCACAATTAAACTTAATTGAGCCAAATGCAAGAATGAAAAAATTAATTCATTTATATCTAGAAAAAACAATTTCGTATTTTCAAAATAAAAATATTGCATCAAACTCATCTATTTTTAGTGGAATTTCGGGACTTAATTTTGTTGTGTGGATGTCATCTGAAGAGGGCAAATTATATCAGGGATTATTGTCTAAAATTGATGCAGTTTTGTTTTATATGTTAGATCAGCAGCTAAAAAATATTGCTCAGAAAACATTATTGAGTCCAATGGATTATGATCCTATTCAAGGCCTTTCAGGTGTCGTTCGCTATTTGATATTACGAAAAAATGATAGAAAAAATTATTATTATTTGCAAAAATGCTTAGAAATTCTTATTCAATTAAGTTCATATAAAGAGATTGATGGAAATTACATCCCTGCTTGGTACTTTGAAAATGAAAATACTCAAAGCGAAAAAAATTGGTATGACGGTTTTCATAAAAGTTTTAATTTAGGATTTTCACATGGTATTTCCGGAGTCTTAGCTGCTTTAAGTTTAGCAAAAATAAACAGTATCGATATTAAAGGTTTGGATCAAGCGATTCTTAATATTAAAAATTGGCTTTTAAAATGGACTCTAAAAGACACATGGGGAGATTATTGGCCCAGCATGATAACCTTAGAGGAAGAATTGCAGGGTGAAATTTCGTTAAAGCAAGAGAGGGGAGAGCGGCAAGCTTGGTGTTATGGAACCCCAGGTATTTCAAGAGCGATTTACCTTGCAGGACAAGCATTAAACGATCATGAATTAAAAAATTTTGCTTTGAAAAGTTTTTTAGCAATAGAACAAAGACCAGAAGAAACATGGCGCTGCAATTCACCAACGTTTTGTCACGGCTATGCAGGCCTTTTGCAGATTGCCAAACGATTTTATTTTGATACAAAAGAGCCAAAGCTGGTTCCACTTATTTCTCGATTGGAACAAAGAGTTATGCATTTTTATTCCCAGGGCTCGCCATATCTCTTTAAGGCGGAAAGTAAAAATGGTAAACTAAGTGGAGATCTTGGAGAAATTGGCATTATTGAAGGCACAGTGGGAGCCGTTTTATGTCTTCTCCATACAGATCATTTTTCACATTGTATCTGGGATTATCCATTTTTAATTTCTTAA
- a CDS encoding ABC transporter substrate-binding protein, whose product MYSDSDIYNDKKTLTINLGETPYIPWNYVDTATNVVETFGSAVFGNLIDLVELSTKKDPYILVDNYSCKNKKCIINLKENVKFHNGRTVTAFDVEFSFIRLLMQNREDNFAFSNLDDIEGIDSLMPVKYQMINHLNYPRSVLSGFEVINDHQIILHLKRDNNFLLQKLSSAYMPIVPIEELTENYADWKGIPIGFGRYKIVKSDLEKYQFVLEKTSNEDIPKYIRIIFENKDIGDLRFLSHMSESQYDGKVLFPNIYVNGGFLFNFKSKLGSNENFRAAISLALDREKIVNFSPDNDLVAEDQMLARYSWQERYRSRENLTVQNVELAKEYLNKVPAELWRGKEFNVHSFWSIKKDLNSVNYIKEIKRQLSEIGINLKFYNTDLNYTKFKKDDENVLWFTGFDTQTDDPNANFAYFKAGSFFNNIYPENDKEFLDLYELSVNNFLSNPEYTRNLSKYFKKKNYMVVIFNVKKRFAYRKDRIEFLESEYSGVRLDLWKIKLLDFKLF is encoded by the coding sequence ATGTATAGCGATTCGGATATTTACAATGACAAAAAGACTTTAACTATAAATTTAGGAGAAACACCTTATATTCCATGGAATTATGTTGACACTGCGACAAATGTAGTTGAAACTTTTGGTTCTGCTGTTTTTGGTAATTTAATTGATTTAGTAGAGTTGAGCACAAAAAAGGATCCATACATTCTTGTCGATAATTATTCTTGTAAGAATAAAAAATGTATCATTAATCTTAAAGAAAATGTCAAGTTTCATAATGGAAGAACAGTCACAGCCTTTGATGTAGAATTCTCATTTATAAGACTTTTAATGCAAAATCGTGAGGATAATTTTGCATTTTCTAATCTTGATGATATTGAAGGCATAGATTCATTAATGCCTGTAAAGTATCAGATGATTAATCATCTAAATTACCCAAGAAGTGTTTTATCTGGATTTGAAGTTATAAATGATCACCAGATCATTTTACATTTAAAAAGAGATAATAATTTCCTATTACAAAAACTTTCTAGCGCATATATGCCAATTGTCCCAATCGAAGAACTGACTGAGAATTATGCTGATTGGAAGGGTATACCAATTGGTTTTGGCCGCTACAAAATTGTAAAATCTGATTTGGAAAAGTATCAATTTGTTTTAGAAAAAACTTCAAATGAGGATATTCCAAAGTACATCCGAATTATATTTGAGAATAAAGATATAGGCGATCTCCGTTTCCTTTCTCATATGTCTGAATCTCAATATGATGGGAAAGTATTATTTCCTAATATTTATGTTAATGGAGGATTTCTCTTCAATTTTAAATCAAAGCTTGGAAGTAATGAAAATTTTCGAGCGGCAATTTCGCTCGCTTTAGATAGAGAAAAAATTGTTAATTTTTCTCCTGACAATGACCTCGTAGCAGAAGATCAAATGCTAGCTAGATACTCTTGGCAAGAAAGATATAGGTCTAGAGAAAACTTAACTGTGCAAAACGTTGAGTTAGCCAAAGAATATTTAAATAAGGTGCCTGCTGAACTTTGGCGAGGAAAAGAATTTAATGTGCATTCATTTTGGTCAATTAAAAAAGATTTAAACAGTGTTAATTATATCAAAGAAATAAAACGTCAGCTCTCTGAAATAGGCATCAATTTAAAATTTTACAATACAGATTTAAACTACACAAAGTTTAAAAAAGATGATGAAAATGTGCTGTGGTTTACGGGCTTTGACACCCAAACAGATGATCCAAATGCAAATTTTGCTTATTTTAAAGCCGGATCTTTCTTCAATAACATCTATCCAGAAAATGACAAGGAGTTTTTAGATTTATACGAATTATCTGTAAATAATTTTTTATCAAACCCTGAATACACTCGTAATTTGAGCAAATATTTTAAAAAGAAAAATTATATGGTGGTTATTTTTAATGTAAAGAAGAGATTTGCCTATAGAAAAGATAGAATTGAGTTTCTTGAATCTGAATACAGTGGTGTTCGACTTGATTTATGGAAAATTAAACTCCTCGATTTTAAATTATTTTAG
- a CDS encoding ATP-binding protein — protein sequence MRNYLQKFSIYTFIKLEFISLLIVAIIILENFIYFKRNMDELFYSGSGYIQHLSKFNNNEDILTRLLEFSLSIYNYEKSNSNNFSVEIWDCKNCTLSSSPIWSISDIEINEDRVKVIKRKLTKKEFFILYNKYLYFANIYETRNKEYKVIYYKKIIYIFNLPFFIAIIILNLFCFMIWTFLVALPLKIYYNKGQDKLIDKIRVNTIHNTINLIKHSLDNQINVLNSNGNKEDIVKRAIHYNYQVAELIDDSRFTSINPKEFIEGISKFSTLDVKIEISINTYNLINYINKYLEHSIIVLIDNALHESVNAKVIKINISQKRYNSKIIIDVSNDGIPIELKIKDKIFDGYSTKENGHGQGLTNLKKMLNRSSAEILLYSNNPTTFRLLLPCLKYSNLRIKMETQKSRVNKKDDYLTIPNIEDIPLVIMIEDEILFWDEWKKKMTDAKVLFFKNPESFFSYSMGKRINNEDFLSKISLIICDFNFGDYNLIESGFFEDIDIYIKDKFNGNIVICSSYEKEALRTIPQKFLQKVKAFIPKKANNYQNILTDIFTNKQF from the coding sequence TTGAGGAATTACTTACAAAAATTTTCAATCTATACTTTTATAAAACTTGAATTCATTTCTCTTCTTATTGTTGCAATTATTATCCTAGAAAATTTTATTTATTTTAAAAGAAACATGGATGAGTTATTTTATTCTGGAAGTGGATATATACAGCATTTATCTAAATTCAATAATAATGAGGACATTCTAACTCGATTGCTAGAATTTTCACTTTCTATTTATAATTATGAGAAATCAAATTCAAATAATTTTTCTGTTGAGATATGGGATTGTAAAAACTGTACTTTATCGAGTAGCCCAATATGGAGTATTTCAGATATAGAAATTAATGAAGACAGAGTCAAAGTTATTAAAAGAAAATTAACAAAAAAAGAATTTTTTATTCTATATAATAAATATTTATATTTTGCAAATATATATGAAACAAGAAACAAAGAATATAAAGTTATATATTATAAAAAAATAATTTACATTTTTAATTTACCATTTTTTATTGCTATAATTATTTTAAATTTATTTTGCTTTATGATTTGGACTTTTTTAGTAGCACTTCCTTTAAAAATATATTATAATAAAGGCCAAGATAAATTAATTGATAAAATAAGAGTAAATACCATTCATAATACGATCAACTTAATTAAGCATAGTTTAGACAATCAGATTAATGTTCTTAACTCAAATGGAAATAAAGAAGATATCGTTAAGAGAGCAATTCACTATAACTATCAAGTTGCAGAGCTAATAGATGACTCAAGATTTACCAGTATTAATCCAAAAGAGTTTATAGAAGGAATTTCTAAATTTTCCACTTTAGATGTTAAAATTGAAATAAGTATTAACACATATAATCTAATTAACTATATCAATAAATATTTAGAACACTCAATTATTGTTCTCATAGATAATGCTCTACATGAAAGCGTAAATGCTAAAGTAATTAAGATAAATATTTCGCAAAAAAGATATAATTCTAAAATAATTATTGATGTTTCTAATGATGGAATCCCAATTGAACTTAAAATTAAAGACAAAATATTTGATGGCTATTCCACTAAAGAGAATGGGCATGGACAAGGACTTACAAATCTTAAAAAAATGTTAAATAGATCATCTGCTGAAATATTATTATATTCAAATAATCCAACTACTTTTAGACTTTTATTACCATGCTTAAAATATTCTAATTTAAGAATTAAAATGGAAACACAAAAAAGTAGAGTGAACAAAAAGGATGATTATCTTACAATACCAAATATAGAAGATATTCCTCTTGTTATTATGATTGAAGATGAAATTCTTTTCTGGGATGAATGGAAAAAGAAAATGACAGATGCGAAAGTACTTTTTTTTAAAAATCCCGAATCTTTTTTTTCTTATAGCATGGGAAAAAGAATAAATAATGAAGATTTTTTAAGTAAAATTTCCCTTATTATTTGTGATTTTAACTTTGGAGATTATAATTTAATTGAAAGCGGATTTTTTGAAGATATAGATATTTATATAAAAGATAAATTCAATGGAAATATTGTCATATGCTCATCTTATGAAAAAGAGGCTTTGAGAACGATTCCTCAGAAATTCCTTCAAAAAGTAAAAGCATTTATCCCAAAAAAAGCAAATAATTATCAAAATATATTAACTGACATATTTACCAATAAACAATTTTAA
- a CDS encoding ABC transporter substrate-binding protein, with protein sequence MRYKIISHITLVISITIIIIFLNKHSTGKTDMYTDSELFNEKNTLTVNLNETPQIPWNSIDTSTNVIETFAAAVFGNLIETQEIKSSTNKYILIENYVCKEQKCRIDLNKEVKFHNGRSVTAYDFEFSLIRFLTQKREDNFAFTILNDIQGIDRIQKSKNETKNGIVYPRGILEGIEVIDNFKIVLHLKRNNPYIIEKLNTGRLPIVPIEELQIDYIHWKHLPIGFGRYKLIKADLDKSQFILENLALENIHKYIRIVFSDQDIGDIRILSHMSDSKLDGKVILPTVYVNAGFLFNFSTPLGANENFRNAISHALDRDKIAQTSLDNDLEPEDQILPSHSILQKYRAHEPLIKQNIILAKEFLNKVPKELWFDKTLHVHSFWTLKRNLNDIKYIQEIKQQLSVIGLNLVFHNTDFNYTKFKEVDENVLWWTGFDSLSNDPNRNFAYFTKGSFFRHIFPENNKEFENLLKESNNTFMEQPEATQKLSSYFKEKNYMVVILNVKKRFSYKKNRIEFIEPQPNGIRMDLWKIRLKEDNFFNRLTFEELLTKIFNLYFYKT encoded by the coding sequence ATGAGATATAAAATCATTTCACACATAACTTTAGTAATTTCAATAACAATCATAATTATATTTTTGAATAAACACAGCACAGGAAAAACTGATATGTATACAGATTCAGAACTTTTTAATGAAAAAAATACATTAACTGTGAACTTAAACGAAACACCTCAGATACCTTGGAATTCTATCGATACCTCAACAAATGTCATAGAGACTTTTGCTGCTGCTGTTTTTGGGAATCTTATTGAAACACAAGAAATTAAAAGCAGCACAAATAAATATATCTTAATAGAAAATTATGTCTGCAAGGAGCAGAAATGCAGAATTGATTTAAATAAAGAAGTTAAGTTTCACAATGGCCGCAGCGTAACAGCCTATGATTTCGAATTTTCACTTATCCGATTCCTCACGCAAAAGAGAGAAGATAATTTTGCATTTACTATACTTAATGACATTCAGGGAATTGATCGCATTCAAAAAAGTAAAAACGAGACCAAAAATGGAATCGTATACCCAAGAGGTATTCTTGAAGGAATCGAAGTGATAGACAATTTCAAAATTGTTCTCCATTTAAAAAGAAATAATCCTTATATTATTGAAAAATTAAATACAGGCAGACTTCCTATCGTTCCCATTGAAGAACTACAAATTGATTATATCCATTGGAAACATTTACCGATTGGCTTTGGCCGCTATAAACTTATAAAAGCTGACTTAGATAAATCTCAATTTATCTTAGAAAATTTAGCTTTGGAAAATATTCACAAATATATACGTATCGTCTTTAGCGATCAAGATATAGGAGATATTCGTATTTTATCACATATGTCTGATTCAAAATTAGACGGCAAGGTTATTCTACCCACTGTATATGTGAATGCAGGCTTTCTTTTTAATTTTAGTACCCCGCTCGGGGCAAACGAAAACTTTCGCAATGCTATATCTCACGCACTTGATCGTGACAAAATTGCGCAAACTTCACTTGATAATGACCTTGAGCCAGAAGATCAAATTCTCCCAAGTCATTCCATTTTACAAAAATATAGAGCACATGAGCCTCTTATTAAACAAAATATTATCTTGGCAAAAGAATTTTTAAATAAAGTTCCTAAAGAACTTTGGTTTGATAAAACTTTGCATGTGCATTCTTTTTGGACACTGAAAAGAAATTTAAACGATATAAAATACATTCAAGAAATAAAACAGCAGCTCTCAGTAATTGGATTGAATTTAGTCTTTCACAATACAGATTTTAACTATACTAAATTTAAAGAAGTGGATGAAAATGTGCTTTGGTGGACTGGCTTTGATTCACTTTCTAACGATCCGAATCGAAATTTTGCTTATTTTACTAAAGGATCATTTTTTAGGCATATATTCCCAGAAAACAATAAAGAATTTGAAAATCTTCTTAAAGAATCAAACAACACCTTTATGGAACAACCTGAAGCCACACAAAAACTCAGCTCTTATTTCAAAGAAAAAAATTACATGGTTGTTATCCTAAATGTCAAAAAAAGATTCTCATATAAGAAGAATCGAATTGAATTCATTGAGCCACAGCCCAACGGAATCAGAATGGATCTGTGGAAAATTCGTTTAAAAGAAGATAATTTTTTTAATAGGCTAACATTTGAGGAATTACTTACAAAAATTTTCAATCTATACTTTTATAAAACTTGA